The Flavobacterium psychrophilum genome includes a region encoding these proteins:
- a CDS encoding potassium-transporting ATPase subunit C (one of the components of the high-affinity ATP-driven potassium transport (or KDP)system, which catalyzes the hydrolysis of ATP coupled with the exchange of hydrogen and potassium ions; the C subunit may be involved in assembly of the KDP complex) yields MKKTFLQSLKLTLICIICFSGVYTSVVYGIAQVMPNRGRGEIVADKGKTYYANIGQQFKSEGYFNARPSAVAYNAAGSGGSNKGPSSPEYLADVQKRIDLILAQNPDIRTKDIPVEMVTASASGLDPHISVLSAKLQIKRIAKARNLKVTELETLVENNTDKPLLGLFGPKKINVLKLNIALDKLAKD; encoded by the coding sequence ATGAAAAAAACATTTTTACAATCCCTGAAACTTACCCTTATTTGCATTATTTGCTTCTCGGGAGTATATACGTCGGTTGTATACGGCATTGCACAGGTAATGCCCAATCGCGGCAGGGGCGAAATAGTAGCTGACAAAGGAAAAACCTACTATGCCAACATAGGACAGCAATTTAAAAGCGAAGGTTATTTTAATGCGAGGCCATCGGCGGTGGCATACAATGCCGCCGGTTCCGGTGGTAGTAACAAAGGGCCTTCTAGCCCCGAATATCTTGCCGATGTACAAAAACGTATTGATCTTATCCTCGCTCAAAATCCGGATATTAGAACGAAAGATATTCCTGTGGAAATGGTTACAGCAAGTGCCAGCGGGTTAGACCCTCATATATCTGTACTTTCAGCAAAACTTCAGATAAAACGAATTGCCAAAGCACGTAATCTGAAAGTGACCGAACTGGAAACTCTTGTTGAAAATAACACCGATAAACCACTTTTGGGGTTATTCGGCCCTAAAAAGATCAATGTACTAAAACTCAATATTGCTTTAGACAAATTGGCTAAAGATTAG
- a CDS encoding potassium ABC transporter ATPase — protein sequence MNTEILGIILMFVLTLVLAIPFGKYIARVYQGSKTFLDPIFNPLEKLFFRGSGIDETEEMGWKRHLKILLSLNFIWFILGMIVLMCQGWLPLNPDSNPNMSPDLAFNTSISFVVNCNLQHYSGETGVSYLSQLFLMFLQFVSAGTGLAAGAILFNALKERTTEKLGNFYVYFIKSCTRILLPLSIITAALLMLNGTPMTFEGKQNMVTLEGETVQVSTGPVASFTAIKHIGTNGGGFFGANSSHPLENPNYFTNIIEMTAQMIVPFAMIFALGFYLNRKKLALMIFGVMTVGFLLLTVPTVMAEMNGNPALSQMGIDTSGGATEGKETRFGAAASGYWSIATTVISTGSVNSMHDSAMPISGLTQLLAMMVNCFYGGCGVGLLNFYIFIILAVFISGLMVGRTPEFLGKKIEAREMKIAMIIALLHTLLILSGTALSTAFSEYGASTLNNPGFHGFSEILYEFTSSAANNGSGFEGLGDNNPWWNITTGIVLLLSRFLPIIGPIAIAGILAGKKHVPESSGTLKTDTSTFGLMVFAVIFIIAALSFFPALALGPIAEYFSLT from the coding sequence ATGAACACCGAAATCTTAGGTATTATACTAATGTTCGTCCTTACACTGGTACTGGCAATTCCGTTCGGGAAATATATTGCCCGCGTTTACCAGGGCAGCAAAACTTTCCTTGATCCCATTTTTAATCCTCTTGAAAAACTGTTTTTCCGCGGAAGCGGAATAGACGAGACAGAGGAAATGGGATGGAAAAGACATCTTAAAATTTTACTGTCCCTCAATTTTATATGGTTTATTCTGGGGATGATCGTGCTGATGTGCCAGGGATGGCTACCTCTCAATCCGGATTCTAATCCGAATATGAGTCCTGACCTGGCCTTTAACACCTCGATATCATTTGTAGTGAACTGCAACCTCCAGCATTATTCAGGCGAAACGGGCGTAAGTTACCTGTCGCAATTGTTCCTGATGTTCCTGCAGTTTGTATCGGCTGGTACAGGGTTGGCAGCCGGAGCAATACTATTTAATGCGCTTAAAGAGCGCACTACCGAAAAGCTTGGTAACTTTTATGTGTACTTTATTAAATCGTGTACACGTATACTATTGCCTTTATCAATAATAACTGCTGCATTGCTTATGCTGAACGGCACTCCTATGACTTTTGAAGGAAAGCAAAACATGGTTACACTTGAAGGCGAAACTGTTCAGGTTTCAACAGGACCGGTAGCTTCTTTTACTGCAATAAAACATATAGGTACGAATGGTGGCGGTTTCTTCGGAGCTAACTCTTCGCATCCTTTAGAAAATCCAAACTACTTTACAAATATTATAGAAATGACCGCACAAATGATCGTGCCGTTTGCCATGATATTTGCCCTTGGATTTTACCTCAACAGAAAAAAACTGGCATTAATGATATTTGGCGTAATGACAGTTGGCTTCTTACTGCTCACAGTACCAACAGTTATGGCCGAAATGAATGGGAATCCCGCGCTAAGCCAGATGGGAATTGATACTTCGGGAGGAGCTACCGAAGGTAAAGAGACACGGTTTGGCGCTGCGGCTTCCGGCTACTGGAGCATAGCTACCACGGTTATATCTACAGGATCTGTAAACTCTATGCACGATAGTGCCATGCCGATATCGGGTTTAACCCAATTGCTTGCCATGATGGTAAACTGCTTCTATGGAGGATGTGGTGTAGGCTTACTTAACTTCTACATATTTATTATACTGGCAGTCTTTATAAGCGGACTGATGGTGGGGCGGACACCGGAATTTTTGGGTAAAAAGATTGAAGCCCGCGAAATGAAGATTGCCATGATTATAGCTTTGCTTCACACATTACTGATACTTTCCGGTACTGCACTTAGTACTGCCTTTTCAGAATATGGAGCAAGCACCCTTAATAATCCAGGTTTCCACGGCTTTAGTGAGATACTGTATGAGTTTACCTCATCGGCAGCCAATAACGGTAGCGGTTTTGAAGGCCTTGGTGATAATAACCCGTGGTGGAATATAACAACAGGCATAGTGCTATTACTGTCACGCTTCCTCCCTATTATCGGACCTATTGCTATTGCAGGAATACTTGCCGGGAAAAAACATGTACCGGAAAGCTCAGGCACACTTAAAACGGATACCTCAACATTTGGGCTTATGGTATTTGCCGTAATATTTATTATCGCTGCATTGTCCTTTTTTCCTGCCCTGGCACTTGGACCAATAGCCGAATACTTTTCTCTTACTTAA
- a CDS encoding potassium transporter KtrB — MKTNKSLFQKELVMEALKQSFVKLNPKSLSRNPIMFTVEIGTAVMLCVCLWILNGEQGQGSFAYNFVVFLVLLFTLLFANFAEAIAEARGKAQADSLRKTREETPAKKIFPIGEVYVDEINVVPSSTLVKGDVFICEAGDIIPTDGEIIEGLATIDESAITGESAPVIREAGGDKSSVTGGTKVLSDKIKVQVTTSPGESFLDKMIALVEGASRQKTPNEIALTILLAGFTLVFIIVCVTLKPFADFAHAPITIAAFISLFVCLIPTTIGGLLSAIGIAGMDRALRANVITKSGKAVETAGDIDVLLLDKTGTITIGNRKATHFYAADGITEKRFIEAAVLSSLADETPEGKSIIELAGVDPSFKVKNSVFIKFTAETRSSGVDIEDRRIRKGASDAMRQLVEKNGNHFPEMVASKVAKISGKGGTPLVVTENEKVLGVIELQDIIKTGIQERFERLRKMGVKTVMVTGDNPLTAKFIAEKAGVDDFIAEAKPEDKMNYIKDEQAKGKLVAMMGDGTNDAPALAQADVGVAMNSGTQAAKEAGNMVDLDNDPTKLIEIVEIGKQLLMTRGTLTTFSIANDVAKYFAIIPALFIAAIPALQGLNIMQLHSPESAILSAVIFNAVIIPFLIPLALKGVAYKPIGASALLRRNLFIYGLGGVIVPFIGIKLIDIAVAFFI, encoded by the coding sequence ATGAAAACCAATAAATCATTGTTTCAGAAAGAACTTGTAATGGAAGCATTAAAGCAGTCTTTTGTGAAACTTAATCCAAAGAGCCTGTCGCGTAACCCTATTATGTTTACAGTAGAGATAGGTACTGCGGTAATGCTTTGCGTATGTCTGTGGATACTTAACGGTGAACAGGGACAGGGAAGTTTTGCTTATAACTTCGTGGTATTTCTTGTACTGCTTTTTACCCTGTTGTTTGCCAATTTTGCTGAAGCTATAGCCGAGGCACGCGGTAAGGCACAAGCCGATAGCCTTAGAAAAACGCGTGAAGAAACCCCCGCCAAAAAGATATTTCCAATTGGAGAGGTATATGTAGACGAAATAAACGTTGTGCCCTCTTCTACCCTTGTTAAAGGTGACGTATTTATTTGCGAAGCAGGCGATATTATCCCTACCGATGGAGAAATTATAGAAGGCCTTGCTACTATAGATGAAAGTGCCATTACAGGTGAAAGTGCTCCGGTTATTCGTGAGGCAGGCGGCGACAAAAGCTCTGTTACAGGTGGTACAAAAGTACTTTCTGATAAAATAAAAGTTCAGGTTACTACCAGCCCGGGCGAAAGTTTCCTTGATAAAATGATTGCACTTGTTGAGGGGGCCAGCAGGCAAAAAACTCCCAACGAAATAGCCCTGACCATACTACTTGCAGGTTTTACATTAGTTTTCATTATCGTGTGTGTTACATTAAAACCTTTTGCAGATTTTGCCCATGCGCCAATTACTATTGCGGCATTTATTTCACTTTTTGTATGCCTTATACCTACAACTATAGGCGGACTGCTTTCGGCGATTGGTATAGCTGGTATGGACAGGGCTTTACGTGCAAACGTAATTACCAAATCTGGTAAAGCCGTAGAAACCGCCGGTGATATAGATGTATTGCTACTTGACAAAACAGGGACCATAACTATTGGTAACCGTAAAGCAACTCATTTTTATGCTGCCGATGGCATTACCGAAAAACGCTTTATAGAGGCTGCCGTATTAAGCTCACTGGCGGATGAAACACCTGAAGGGAAAAGCATTATAGAGTTGGCCGGGGTTGATCCAAGCTTTAAAGTCAAAAATTCTGTCTTTATAAAATTCACTGCCGAAACAAGAAGTTCCGGTGTAGATATAGAGGATAGAAGGATACGCAAAGGGGCTTCGGATGCTATGCGCCAGTTGGTAGAAAAAAATGGAAATCATTTTCCTGAAATGGTAGCCAGTAAAGTAGCTAAGATATCAGGCAAAGGTGGAACGCCACTGGTTGTGACCGAAAACGAAAAAGTACTTGGGGTAATAGAACTTCAGGACATTATTAAAACCGGAATACAGGAGCGTTTTGAAAGGCTTCGTAAAATGGGTGTAAAAACAGTAATGGTTACAGGAGATAACCCACTTACAGCAAAATTTATTGCAGAGAAGGCAGGGGTAGATGATTTTATCGCCGAGGCGAAACCTGAGGATAAAATGAACTACATAAAAGATGAGCAGGCAAAAGGCAAACTGGTAGCCATGATGGGTGACGGTACCAACGATGCCCCTGCCCTTGCCCAGGCAGATGTAGGCGTAGCAATGAACAGCGGAACACAGGCAGCTAAAGAAGCCGGTAATATGGTAGACCTTGATAACGACCCTACCAAACTTATTGAGATCGTAGAAATAGGAAAACAACTATTAATGACACGTGGCACACTTACCACCTTTAGTATTGCTAACGATGTTGCTAAATATTTTGCCATTATTCCGGCTTTATTCATTGCTGCTATTCCAGCATTGCAGGGATTAAACATTATGCAATTGCATAGTCCGGAGAGCGCTATACTATCAGCGGTAATTTTTAATGCGGTTATAATACCGTTCCTTATTCCGCTTGCGCTGAAAGGTGTTGCATATAAACCTATAGGAGCATCGGCATTGCTTAGGCGTAACTTATTTATCTATGGCTTAGGCGGAGTTATTGTACCCTTTATTGGAATTAAACTTATAGATATAGCTGTTGCATTTTTTATCTAA